The genome window TAGCCCGTTGTAGCACCACAGTCCATAGCCACAGCCCTGTACTAGCCACACCCTTTGGCCGTCGTTGCCGTCGTtgtcacaaacacacacacacacacacacccacaacCACACGACCAGCACTTGTAGCCACAAATTTTAAGCCCGATTCCAATTATCTGCACAGATACAAATGCGCATGCATGCGAGCGTTGCAGAATATGCATGACCGCATATTCTTCCCCTCCTGCCTGCTAGAGGCCACACGCCACCCGCCACCCCCTTGCAACACTGTATAAAACTGTCGTATGTGTGTGGGGGAATGTGTGTGTCCGGGATTTTGGAGCAAAAGCAGCCCGAGCTGAACGTACATTGAAACGGAAAAGTAAACCAAAAATCTCTTCTCATTTCTTTGCAACTACAACGAACACCCAATAACTCACAACTTTGTGCACTCACACTtacactcgcactcgcatAACAATGaaatacacaacacaaaacacaataaCCAATGGCAACCATATCGATgattgacacacacacacacacggcgtatacgtaatttgcTGCGTAACAGGGGCTGCGAACAAAATCAAGCATCGTACAATGTCTTTCAATTGGATGCATTCGTTAATACAACCAAAATAGCCGACTTAAAACAATTCCCGAAAGTATCAACGGCCATCGATGCCATTTCGGTATCGGAGCGAACGCTCCTCTCGCTGACCCAATCTATTCAGAATATTTTGGAGAACATGTTGCAAACGTCCGCTTTCAATCTGACCACGTATCGGAACAGTGTTGGCGCACCCACGCCCGAAAAGGATTTGGCAACGTTCATTGATCAAATGCAGCGCGTTGCCCTCCAGGTGAGTTAGTGCATTCAATTAGAAGGTTCCTAATTATACCTAAAGGCGCTTAAATTGAGATCGGGTATCGGTCAAGAATACAAGGGAGAGCATGTGTTTAGTCCCAATAACTGTGCATTTGCAATCACTGTAGATTCAAGATGTGGCCACTTCGTCCCGCATGACAACTTTGGGCAGTCGGTCGAAACGATTGCAAGCTTCGATACTGCAGCCGCTTGAGAATCTGCAGAATGAAATACTTTACCATCTGACTGCGTTGGAGCTGCAGAGAGATCCCTGGGCGAAGCAGGTTAATCAGACACTCAATCACTTGAAAAACATTCAAGGATATTTGGAGAACAAAGCTGGGGAGATCTGTCACAATCTGACGCGCGTCTATACAGAGCGGTAAGTGTcgaacatatatacatacacacacaagcatGCACACATATGAAGAAGCACTTTTCAAAGTTAATTGCACTGAAATCTCTGAGTGATTTTGTATGGAGCGACTACAGTTGAATCAACACTCCCGACTCCCATCTATGTACGTCTCGTCTGTGGCTGGGCAAGCCAAGAGAGCGTGTCTGTATTTCCATTTGTGCATATGTGTGCTAACATTCGAGTGTGTGTTGCTCTTTCAATGCcaggcaaaacaacaaacaaataaacaaacaaataaccCAACAAACAAACGAGCAAACTCAAGTACAACTGGTAgaacaactggcaactggcaaatggtaaatggcaagtggcaactggTACAtagttttgcagttttatCAGATAATTGAAAGTCGTAATCGTTTGATTAAGTTTGCCAAGTGTCATGATTGCATCTCTTCTTCCTGTGCTCCACTTAATGTTCtactctttctgtctctctctctctctctctgtttgcaACTTGCAATTCGCCTGAAGAAGTTTggcaacaaataacaaataaaacaatcgTTGAAAGATGCATTCAGCAATTCAGCATTGAGCTCTCAATATCGAGCACTTTAACCAATtgaattattgtttgtttggtCAACACTGCTCTATTCTGCTTTCACCACTCAACAGCCTCAAGACATACCTGACCAGCAGTCGTGCCACAATGGAGTCACAGCTGGGGGATACCACAACCAAGTGCCGTCCGTTCTACGATACGTTTGATGCCAGTCGGATATTTTTGTGCCGCAATCTGGTGGACTTTGTTAATGGTCTGTGGTTCTTTGTCTTTCTGACCCTGTTGCTCTGGGCCATTGGCACACCAGTTGGCCTCAATCTGATCACCATACAGACGCGACTGAATGCCATGTTGCTGGCACAGAAGCGTAACAAGGGGAAGCAGCGCAGGAGTGACAGAGACAGTGAACGGGACCAGCGAGGAACTGGCACACGTGGACGCCCGAAGCAACGGACGAGCAACGCTGGGAAGCGAGAACAGCAACGGGATCGAAGCACTAGTAGTGCAACAGCACGCTCCCGACCACCATTGTGAGTGACCAGAGGCAAATGAAGAGAAAGACAGTAATAATTTTGTGATCCACAGACGACGCACTGCCACTGAGGAAACTTTAGACATAGCTGACGAGGACTCCACGCCATCGAgacagcagcaccaacagcatcatcacccacaacagcagcggcgacAGGAGTCGGAGCAACGTGAATTGGATCGTGAGCGAGGACGTGATCGCGAGCAGCGGAGCCGAGAGCGTGAGCTGAGTCGGGGACGAGAAATGGCGATGACCCCAGTTCGAAGTCGCCAGCAGCTGTAAGTAGACAGTCAACAACACAAGATGCAGCTTAGCGGCACATCATCACCATCTTCAGCTCATCTCAAACATTTCATCTATGCCCTTGATTAGACGTCGCGCTGAACCAATGCCCGAGGATGACAATTGGGGTTCATCCAGTGCACCCAGTAGAGCCAACTCCAATGAGCGCGAAAGCAGTCAGTCTAGAAAGATCATCAACATTTGGCAGTCGAGAAATAAAATCAAGGCACCGATGTAAGTTGAGCAAGGAAACCCTCCCATCTCCATTTTTCACCTAGGATATTctctgttgtcgttgttgctacTTGGTGCTGCCGCAGTCGCCGCCAAGGTACTGAGGAGCTAGACTTTGAGGATGAACAGACACAGCAGGACAGCGGCTGGAGGGCCAAGTCCAGCGCCAGTCCCGAGTTGCGGCAATTCGAGAACCgtcgccaacagcagcagcacccgGACAATCGATCCCAATCGCAAGCTAAGCCCAAGTTGTAAGTGTCTCAGAGAGCGTCAGTTAACCGTAACAGCCTCAGCCTCTAGCGACACAATACTTTATTCAAGGCGTAGTACGAATGTGGACAGAGCTAGTAGCCAAGTGGCACGTCGTCCGGTCACGCCCGTTCTGAGCGTCAATCCCGATGTGCCAGCTGCCGTGCCAATGCCCCGAACGCCGATGCGTTTGAGGAGCAAGGTCTCATTGACAGCCCGAGCCGTGCAGGATATTGTGAATAAGCGAAGCCAGCGCCTGTGAGtcatccatccatccaacTCAACAGTCAATCCTGGTCCCAAATCTTGATCCACTTAAGACTAGTCACAATCAGTCGCTGTCATCTCCGATTTGTAATACCTGATATTTCCCATTAATCTATGTAGAACTGAGTTAACTCATCTCACTATTCCCCATAGCCAACGTACTGGTACCGATGAATTTGATCTGGATGAGAGCGATACCTACGGTACTGGAGCACATCTGGACGCGGACGTCGCTGCgtaagcaaaatgcaaaaggcaATTCATGCTCTGAAGCAAACATTTGATTTCTCCCTTGTTCATTCTAGCGCACGTCGCACTCCGCCACGCAGCGCACCTCCGCCTCCACCGCCACCGACGACCGGGATGAACAGGTTCTACCAACGTTATTGAACATTTATCGAAtgagttttgctttttgtttctcttttggtttttgatttcTAATCGAATATTGAGCTCTTGACAAGATTACCAATCCAAGCGCATACAAATTCTTATGTGTTCACAGCGACAAAGACTATATAATCTGAACCTAACCGAAAACTCAACCTTTTTTTCTTGTACCGCCAACCGTTTCGTTCCCCAACAACCCATCGAAATAATCCAAAATCAGAAGTGGCGGCGAACGCACTGTACGTTGGAACGAAGAGGAGGATTTTGTCTTCGAAGATGCTGATTCACCTACACCAAATCGCCATTGAGAGCCCAGCTTGCTAATTAAGATATATCTTTTGTATTTCAacataacaatatttttgatttattaggATGAATTTAGTCTATTCAGTCTAGTCTACGATAGTATCAAGCTTTTCAATAATTCTTAAGCATTTAAGTTGCGACTAAATCACAAATAAAGAATGGTGCAACAATCACATACGACATACaaagtatatactaaataaaatgtatttttaatttaattcgattCCCAAAGAAAGATCTGAAACTATTAAGATACTTGATTCTATAGAAAGTGAGTGATTGGACCTACTATATCTATTGAAAATCGTTGACACCCAAACATTAGTgaactaatataatatttaaggtTTCATTCGGGGCTTCATTACATTTGTTGTCAAACTGgtttattttgcactttacCAAATATTCGTTTCGATATGTTGCTTAGTATTTTATCAGTATAAATTTCGTATATTAGTGCGAAAATAGCactttttttaatgatttactTTGCTTTCATTGGAAATTAGTAGTATGGGTACTTCTCAGTCGAGTACTATATACTGTATCTTTCTCACTACTAGCCAATCCAATGTCGAAAcataaaacaaagaaatagtTTCATTTCTAAGAAATGCagtcaaaatattattaaaataacataCGTTATTTTACTATCAAAGtcatatttactatttttttagCGTATATGTACTCCAAAAATCAaactacatttttttcaaaaaatttcatttctacCTCTTTTTAAAGTTCATTGATAGGACAATGAAAGAATACATCAGTCAGTTCTGATAATGATGGTACTAAAGCTGCGTATAAAAAGTacatataaagtaaataatatacgaatgaatttaaatgaatttcaaacacaaataaattgagGTTTTTTGGATTGGTTAGTGAATCCACGTGTAGTAGTAAGTTCATTTTATTAAGTGTTCAATTCATCGGCATAGGTAATGTGTGTCAATTGTCAATACAGTTTACTTCTTCTTCAAGAAGGGGCTGATGACAGCTGGGGCAGCGTAGGTGGTGACAGGAGCAGTGTAAGCAGGAGCGGCATAAGTCGCCACTGGAGCCACTCCAGCGTAAGCAGGAGCACTGTAAACTGAGGCAGTGTAGGCGGGAGCAGCAGCGGCGTAGGTGGAGTAAGCTGGGACAGCAGCGGCTGAGTATGTGGTCAATGGAGCAGCAGCGGCATAGGTGGCAGCATAGCTAGGGGCAGCAGCATAGGTGGTGGCAGCAAAGGCGGGAGCTGCGGCATAAGTGGCAACTGGAGATGCGATGTAGCCAGCCTGAGCGACGGCGACGAAGAGAGCAAGGCAGATGAGGAACTGAAAAAGTATTTGAggattaaataaacatatttttataaggATTTCTCTTGTATCTTACATTCATATTGGAAGTGGTTGCTTGACTTGTGTTGAGCGACTGATGCTTTTGGCCAATTAATTCGACAGTTTTATAGCGAAATTGTCAATTGCTTTGCTTACACTTAGACGTCAGACTCCATCAAACGAGTTTACGGCTTAAGACAGCCCCAAATAAAAAGTTGAATTAGAACACAAtaacaaacatatttatttgttttttttttattattattatttattttttttgtatctcaAACTTCTCtttgatttttgtatattactTGATAACGTTCAATGAACGCGGATGCCGCACCTTATACAGAACCTAGAGCGAAATGTTTGTCAATCGATCGAAGCCGCCGCGTGTCAAATGGATTAATATTTCCCAATTCATGTCTCCGTCATTCGCGACAACTGAAATgtgtaattcaatttgaggTAATTATCTCAGATTGTTTGCTTGACTGGGAGTACAGTACactgaattttatatatattattattattaatacattttttagcATAATTTAATCATCAGTGGCATGGTATAAATAGTAGTAAATagtagtcgagtgtgctcgactgtgagataccagctacccattttgaataatagcaaaatattgcggtattattctcaacatataccacaaaaatactttaaaaatttagatggtatatttggtatatttatatggtacAACATTCAAGATTTACTATACtagattgcaaaatataccagattgtcagccaaagcaactaagacaacttccacaatttttatctgatcgcaaccaaattttcaggaatttttttatttgagttttgccaatttgcgggggcggcatgtcaaaaatttgaaacaaactttatctgcgtgcaaacataacaaatcctgtcgaaaaattatagctctatctcgtatcgtctgttgacgctgatcaagaatatatgtatgtatatactttataggggcggagatgcctccttatgccggttacatacatttcctaccagcacaaagttataatacgggtataaaaaaagttattgcagaaataattttgtattacaaAAATCGCCTACTCTATTTGGGTCTGTATAGTTtgttttgaatgtagtactataacgatataccaaatattgactttagtatattttagtagtttttcGTTATagtaatttggtatatgtcTAGGatatggttttattttaatggggtagcgggtatctcacagtcgattaCCCTCGACTTAAGATGTACAAATacattaatattcaaaaattcgAGACACCTTCCATTTGAAACATTATAATCCccactaaaataaataaagaatataaagcatgtaataaaaaaaatatctaccAGAAGCAGAGTTCACTTAAAagtttaattgtaatattgttttattattataaagcGTTTAATGATAATAGATGTGAATTAGTCTAAAAATTATTCTAATAAACCAATTAAATGGGCAAAGATATTTTGGGTAAAAGCGGGAATGTTTTTGTCATTCAATATacaaagaaatacatttgttgACTAGAATAGCAAATTTGTGATGGCGACAATTGAGAATGCTTAGCTTAATCTTTGGTATTGTTATAAGACACACTTTGGACAGGAATTGCAAACCACCCAGCCACAGACACGCCCAGTTGTTACGCTGGTGACTTAGGCAGCGGCGTTCCTGATGCGGTGTCCTCATGGAACATATGCGTTTCTTGCCGCGGCTGTTTACGTCGCACGTCAATCTCGTAGAGAGCTAATCCAAACTGATGGACAATCGAGCTGAATTGACGACTTAAATAGGATAAGCTAAAGTTGGGCGGTTGCTCCACGGCACAAGTGCCTTTCAAATCGTCATGCGTCCAATGTGGTGCATCCACATCGCAGGGATGGCGACCCTGCAAGCGAGGAAAGGCCTCCGTCGAGAGATGCGGATAGAAGACAGACAGCAACTCGAAGTTCAGATAGCTGCTGGCATTCGAACGTTTCAGCGCTTCATGCAGCTCACCACTCAACGAAGCGGGCAGAGCCAGATACATCTTATAGCGTAGTCGATTCGGTCCATTGCGCTTCAGCTCGCAGTTGCCCGAGATGAGCTTGACTTTATGCATCACAGTGTCCAATGCCAGACCTCCATACTCATATAGAAAGAAGTCGCGCTGGTGTCGATAACGTTGATGCGTCTGTGGATTGAAGTGTAAGACTCGCGAGCTGGGCACGTTCACCAGATGCAATGGCAGACTGTATGTGTGGGATGTGAGCAGATGCACGTGGGTGGCGGTTGGCTTCGTGGCCACCACGCGAGACATCTGCTGAGCCAGCGGAAATATGCCCGCCTGGTGAATGAAACCGAAGAAGAGAGTCATCACCACATTGCACACATACCAGATGCGCAAGAGATGCGGAGCTGAGGCTTGCCTTGAGAGGATGCGTTCATAGAGCCACCGAAGCAACCGATGCTGTGTCTGGAAGGGATATGTCGCGCTAAATCCAGTGACCAGCTTGGGTGCATGCAGTAGGAGTAGCGGGAATGTAAGTGGCAGCAGAAAGCGTGGCTCCTGATGATTAATTAGCGACAGAAAGAAGAGCGGCACAAATATGGCACCCGACATCAGCGAGACAATGCTCTGGAAGCGCGGCAGCAGCTGGTATTCAGCGCAAAAGAagcgcaacagcagctgagcaAAGGCAACCAGGGAAGCGAAGCCGAGGACATTGAAGAGCAGTGGCATGTTGACCAGCAGATGAACATAGCAAGGATGCACGCCATGCGTGGCTGTCTGAGCCGAGTCCAGATTGTATTTGATGAAATTCCAAGGCGTGAACACAAAGTTGTCGATGCCCAACTGCAGCATGTGCAGCTCGCCCACGGTCAAGTGCTGGTAGTACAACGAATCACAGAAgatgaacagcagcagcgctggCAAGGCGCACACGCAGAAGAGTCCAATGCGTAGATTGAAGTCCCGAAAGTTGACACTCCGGGTGCCCATGCCGCGGAGCAGCCAGAAGAATACCATGGGCGCACCAAAGAGTAGGAATGTGGGACGATTGAAGACGCCGGCAACGCAGATGCTGGACATGGCGAACAAGTGCTGTAGATTGTGTGCCGGCAGAGCATTTTTCAGTTTCCATATCTTAACACGCTCACTTATCGACGCCGCCTTGTCATACTTCTCCTCCAGATATTCCTTCTTGTACACCACCGTATTGGTCTTCAGCATGGACTCGGCAACGAGCCACAGCAACCAGGAGCACATGGCCAGTTCCAGGGTATTGGAAAAGGTGCGTGTTCCAAAAACAAGCAACACCCAGCAGCTACCCAATGCTAGCAGACGAATCTCATGGCGCAATCCATACAATCGACAGATGCGATACAAGCACCAGTCATTGCTGTACGAGATTAGCGTGTAGATTAGGCGAGGAAACACCAAATACGCATAGCTATTGATCAGTTCCACCTTCCAATAGCTGCGCGCATACAACGCCGCAAATTCGTAAAAACTCCATGGCACCCGGAGCAAAGCCCAAGGAAGCGTTATGCTCCTCACAGGCATCGTGTTATTGAACTCCCAGGTGCGAGTGTGCTCCAATCGAAAGTGATCGCCTGGCAATGAATATGCATGTAGTTGTGCGAAAGTGCTGTAATCATGTCAACTCACCTGTCATGACTTCGACACTCTGGAAAAATTCATCAGGATGCACGTAGCCCAATTGCGGCACAAACACTAGGAGCACACG of Drosophila nasuta strain 15112-1781.00 chromosome 3, ASM2355853v1, whole genome shotgun sequence contains these proteins:
- the LOC132788774 gene encoding GPI mannosyltransferase 4 isoform X1, which gives rise to MRITRHLSQLWEKGTPVAGHLNTYFFFALLRVLLVFVPQLGYVHPDEFFQSVEVMTGDHFRLEHTRTWEFNNTMPVRSITLPWALLRVPWSFYEFAALYARSYWKVELINSYAYLVFPRLIYTLISYSNDWCLYRICRLYGLRHEIRLLALGSCWVLLVFGTRTFSNTLELAMCSWLLWLVAESMLKTNTVVYKKEYLEEKYDKAASISERVKIWKLKNALPAHNLQHLFAMSSICVAGVFNRPTFLLFGAPMVFFWLLRGMGTRSVNFRDFNLRIGLFCVCALPALLLFIFCDSLYYQHLTVGELHMLQLGIDNFVFTPWNFIKYNLDSAQTATHGVHPCYVHLLVNMPLLFNVLGFASLVAFAQLLLRFFCAEYQLLPRFQSIVSLMSGAIFVPLFFLSLINHQEPRFLLPLTFPLLLLHAPKLVTGFSATYPFQTQHRLLRWLYERILSRQASAPHLLRIWYVCNVVMTLFFGFIHQAGIFPLAQQMSRVVATKPTATHVHLLTSHTYSLPLHLVNVPSSRVLHFNPQTHQRYRHQRDFFLYEYGGLALDTVMHKVKLISGNCELKRNGPNRLRYKMYLALPASLSGELHEALKRSNASSYLNFELLSVFYPHLSTEAFPRLQGRHPCDVDAPHWTHDDLKGTCAVEQPPNFSLSYLSRQFSSIVHQFGLALYEIDVRRKQPRQETHMFHEDTASGTPLPKSPA
- the LOC132788774 gene encoding cuticle protein 16.5 isoform X2, translating into MNFLICLALFVAVAQAGYIASPVATYAAAPAFAATTYAAAPSYAATYAAAAPLTTYSAAAVPAYSTYAAAAPAYTASVYSAPAYAGVAPVATYAAPAYTAPVTTYAAPAVISPFLKKK
- the LOC132788773 gene encoding prominin-1-A isoform X1, yielding MDTRIHNLTLPTPAATTIMSTSAAAAAAATTAMAAAMSRATATTNAPAATTLETTTTSTGPGTFFTYSIPGMDIAPGPFIFTYVSEFLSLITPEELPLDSIRDVLHKNGSLIDFASNAIKIESGFIALMSIFAILALVPLIATCAWCCGRRSTQDEVDLIRNAPVHIRDESLEESLRCRKSASVVTLWIVFILLTLSDLSIFYANSRLSTGIEMTPEMVKSAVHDVEVFLKDTHLQIKHKLDNGFHVSVEKVVKDLEDVDVLLGEPIQAEISAHTGLELAYDSLTTLSLANAELIYRVLMLQETVGRALKLSQEAAARMEELQIQLSVLQRQCTYRDRPLCDTLRIRSFEENGVVDALKTLQEDQSIFRMRYLGEIEFGSTVKNLTSEVGVSRSIFSNFPQQVKHDTAYERNYTLEQLASIRHRTTANAQLLTSTINALLERLDRTWPALEPTYIELKEWANTYWGIGWIAAMVIVWVLLFMLMSYCCFLCESNAKSGIVFFVTVLVICLGSIGLTFYGVFSLAIGGNVEVFLCRSIQGPNYEMLGKLFDKPGYVYAAEPQTGIIGELLRPAGVNRSVVNVNLGTALRGCEQNQASYNVFQLDAFVNTTKIADLKQFPKVSTAIDAISVSERTLLSLTQSIQNILENMLQTSAFNLTTYRNSVGAPTPEKDLATFIDQMQRVALQIQDVATSSRMTTLGSRSKRLQASILQPLENLQNEILYHLTALELQRDPWAKQVNQTLNHLKNIQGYLENKAGEICHNLTRVYTERLKTYLTSSRATMESQLGDTTTKCRPFYDTFDASRIFLCRNLVDFVNGLWFFVFLTLLLWAIGTPVGLNLITIQTRLNAMLLAQKRNKGKQRRSDRDSERDQRGTGTRGRPKQRTSNAGKREQQRDRSTSSATARSRPPLRRTATEETLDIADEDSTPSRQQHQQHHHPQQQRRQESEQRELDRERGRDREQRSRERELSRGREMAMTPVRSRQQLRRAEPMPEDDNWGSSSAPSRANSNERESSQSRKIINIWQSRNKIKAPIRRQGTEELDFEDEQTQQDSGWRAKSSASPELRQFENRRQQQQHPDNRSQSQAKPKLRSTNVDRASSQVARRPVTPVLSVNPDVPAAVPMPRTPMRLRSKVSLTARAVQDIVNKRSQRLQRTGTDEFDLDESDTYGTGAHLDADVAAARRTPPRSAPPPPPPPTTGMNSDKDYII
- the LOC132788773 gene encoding prominin-1-A isoform X2 is translated as MDTRIHNLTLPTPAATTIMSTSAAAAAAATTAMAAAMSRATATTNAPAATTLETTTTSTGPGTFFTYSIPGMDIAPGPFIFTYVSEFLSLITPEELPLDSIRDVLHKNGSLIDFASNAIKIESGFIALMSIFAILALVPLIATCAWCCGRRSTQDEVDLIRNAPVHIRDESLEESLRCRKSASVVTLWIVFILLTLSDLSIFYANSRLSTGIEMTPEMVKSAVHDVEVFLKDTHLQIKHKLDNGFHVSVEKVVKDLEDVDVLLGEPIQAEISAHTGLELAYDSLTTLSLANAELIYRVLMLQETVGRALKLSQEAAARMEELQIQLSVLQRQCTYRDRPLCDTLRIRSFEENGVVDALKTLQEDQSIFRMRYLGEIEFGSTVKNLTSEVGVSRSIFSNFPQQVKHDTAYERNYTLEQLASIRHRTTANAQLLTSTINALLERLDRTWPALEPTYIELKEWANTYWGIGWIAAMVIVWVLLFMLMSYCCFLCESNAKSGIVFFVTVLVICLGSIGLTFYGVFSLAIGGNVEVFLCRSIQGPNYEMLGKLFDKPGYVYAAEPQTGIIGELLRPAGVNRSVVNVNLGTALRGCEQNQASYNVFQLDAFVNTTKIADLKQFPKVSTAIDAISVSERTLLSLTQSIQNILENMLQTSAFNLTTYRNSVGAPTPEKDLATFIDQMQRVALQIQDVATSSRMTTLGSRSKRLQASILQPLENLQNEILYHLTALELQRDPWAKQVNQTLNHLKNIQGYLENKAGEICHNLTRVYTERLKTYLTSSRATMESQLGDTTTKCRPFYDTFDASRIFLCRNLVDFVNGLWFFVFLTLLLWAIGTPVGLNLITIQTRLNAMLLAQKRNKGKQRRSDRDSERDQRGTGTRGRPKQRTSNAGKREQQRDRSTSSATARSRPPLRRTATEETLDIADEDSTPSRQQHQQHHHPQQQRRQESEQRELDRERGRDREQRSRERELSRGREMAMTPVRSRQQLRRAEPMPEDDNWGSSSAPSRANSNERESSQSRKIINIWQSRNKIKAPIRRQGTEELDFEDEQTQQDSGWRAKSSASPELRQFENRRQQQQHPDNRSQSQAKPKLRSTNVDRASSQVARRPVTPVLSVNPDVPAAVPMPRTPMRLRSKVSLTARAVQDIVNKRSQRLQRTGTDEFDLDESDTYGTGAHLDADVAAARRTPPRSAPPPPPPPTTGMNRSGGERTVRWNEEEDFVFEDADSPTPNRH
- the LOC132788774 gene encoding GPI mannosyltransferase 4 isoform X3 produces the protein MRITRHLSQLWEKGTPVAGHLNTYFFFALLRVLLVFVPQLGYVHPDEFFQSVEVMTGDHFRLEHTRTWEFNNTMPVRSITLPWALLRVPWSFYEFAALYARSYWKVELINSYAYLVFPRLIYTLISYSNDWCLYRICRLYGLRHEIRLLALGSCWVLLVFGTRTFSNTLELAMCSWLLWLVAESMLKTNTVVYKKEYLEEKYDKAASISERVKIWKLKNALPAHNLQHLFAMSSICVAGVFNRPTFLLFGAPMVFFWLLRGMGTRSVNFRDFNLRIGLFCVCALPALLLFIFCDSLYYQHLTVGELHMLQLGIDNFVFTPWNFIKYNLDSAQTATHGVHPCYVHLLVNMPLLFNVLGFASLVAFAQLLLRFFCAEYQLLPRFQSIVSLMSGAIFVPLFFLSLINHQEPRFLLPLTFPLLLLHAPKLVTGFSATYPFQTQHRLLRWLYERILSRQASAPHLLRIWYVCNVVMTLFFGFIHQAGIFPLAQQMSRVVATKPTATHVHLLTSHTYSLPLHLVNVPSSRVLHFNPQTHQRYRHQRDFFLYEYGGLALDTVMHKVKLISGNCELKRNGPNRLRYKMYLALPASLSGELHEALKRSNASSYLNFELLSVFYPHLSTEAFPRLQGRHPCDVDAPHWTHDDLKGTCAVEQPPNFSLSYLSRQFSSIVHQFGLALYEIDVRRKQPREILIKICLFNPQILFQFLICLALFVAVAQAGYIASPVATYAAAPAFAATTYAAAPSYAATYAAAAPLTTYSAAAVPAYSTYAAAAPAYTASVYSAPAYAGVAPVATYAAPAYTAPVTTYAAPAVISPFLKKK